The Saccharothrix variisporea genome has a segment encoding these proteins:
- a CDS encoding DUF397 domain-containing protein yields MSDSAPIYDDKAHVRGNLDLSGATWLRSDEGAEDEDEHVEIAFVEHTDGVTYTAMRNSAHPEGPVLVFTPAEWEAFILGVKDGEFDEPW; encoded by the coding sequence ATGAGCGACAGCGCGCCGATCTACGACGACAAGGCCCACGTGCGGGGCAACCTGGACCTGTCGGGCGCGACCTGGCTCCGCAGCGACGAGGGCGCGGAGGACGAGGACGAACACGTGGAGATCGCGTTCGTCGAACACACCGACGGCGTGACGTACACGGCGATGCGCAACTCCGCCCACCCCGAGGGCCCGGTCCTGGTGTTCACGCCGGCGGAGTGGGAGGCGTTCATCCTCGGCGTGAAGGACGGCGAGTTCGACGAACCCTGGTGA
- a CDS encoding alpha/beta fold hydrolase has product MHVVHDGPRQAPPLLLIHGSGASGVTWSPVVPALADHHHVVRVDLPGCGQSPPASSYDVPVQASRVAAVLDDLGLSGVAVVGHSSGGYTATSLAEQRPDLVRSVALISSGPRPDALRPQPLIFRVLMGPPFGPLVWSRRSDAMIRRGIGATTARSVDITDEAVADLKRTSYRAFRMSLRRNTAYIAERSVPDRLAALGVPVLVVFGAADPRWDPSSAHQYEVVPNARIESLPGVGHIPMLEAPETTSELLLDWTSRQRVVGTPPMTPDA; this is encoded by the coding sequence ATGCACGTGGTGCACGACGGCCCGCGGCAGGCGCCGCCGCTGTTGCTCATCCACGGATCGGGGGCCTCGGGTGTCACCTGGAGCCCGGTGGTCCCGGCGCTCGCCGACCACCACCACGTCGTCCGGGTCGACCTCCCGGGTTGCGGCCAGTCCCCGCCCGCGTCGTCCTACGACGTGCCGGTGCAGGCAAGCCGGGTGGCGGCGGTGCTCGACGACCTCGGCCTGAGCGGCGTCGCCGTCGTCGGGCATTCCAGCGGCGGCTACACGGCCACCTCACTCGCCGAGCAGCGTCCCGACCTGGTGCGGTCGGTCGCGCTGATCAGCAGCGGCCCGCGCCCGGACGCGCTGCGTCCCCAGCCGTTGATCTTCCGTGTGCTGATGGGGCCGCCTTTCGGTCCACTGGTCTGGTCGAGGCGTTCGGACGCGATGATCCGCAGGGGGATCGGGGCGACGACCGCTCGCTCGGTGGACATCACCGACGAGGCGGTCGCCGATCTCAAGCGGACCTCCTACCGGGCCTTCAGGATGTCGTTGCGCCGCAACACCGCGTACATCGCGGAGCGCAGCGTGCCCGACCGTCTCGCCGCCCTCGGCGTCCCGGTGCTGGTGGTCTTCGGTGCCGCCGACCCCCGCTGGGACCCGTCGTCGGCGCACCAGTACGAGGTGGTGCCGAACGCGCGGATCGAGTCGCTGCCCGGGGTCGGGCACATCCCGATGCTCGAAGCACCCGAGACGACCAGCGAACTGCTGCTGGACTGGACTTCGCGGCAACGTGTCGTCGGCACCCCGCCCATGACCCCCGATGCCTAG
- the serA gene encoding phosphoglycerate dehydrogenase gives MTKPVVLIAEKLAPSVLDVFGDGLEVRHVDGTDRPALLAAVADADALLVRSATKVDREVFEATTKLKVVARAGVGLDNVEVPVATERGVMVVNAPTSNIVSAAEHAVALLLATARQIPAAHGTLQNHEWKRSKFNGVEVHGKTVGVVGLGKIGQLFAARLAAFGTTLIAYDPYVSAQRAAQLGIELVSLEELLERSDFISIHLPKTPETKGLIGAEQLAKAKRGVIIVNAARGGLVDEQALADAVRDGQVGGAGIDVFSTEPTTESPLFGLENVVVTPHLGASTTEAQDRAGTDVAKSVLLALQGEFVPDAVNVQGGGVVGEEVRPYLPLVQKLGTVVSALSAKAPTSVTIEVRGELSSEDVTVLPLAALRGVFSSVVEEQVTFVNAPSLAASLGVTVDLVKEPESANHRSLVTVRAVHADGSTTTVSGTLTGLDQVEKLVGINGRSFDLRAEGNVLLLEYPDRPGVMGTVGTLLGEAGVNVEAAQISQTKDGADAFMLLRVDRPVDTAVLDPIGAAVGARTVRAVDFE, from the coding sequence GTGACCAAGCCCGTTGTCCTGATCGCCGAGAAGCTCGCCCCGTCCGTGCTCGACGTGTTCGGCGACGGTCTCGAAGTGCGCCACGTCGACGGCACCGACCGTCCGGCGCTGCTGGCCGCCGTGGCCGACGCCGACGCGCTCCTGGTCCGCTCCGCCACCAAGGTGGACCGCGAGGTGTTCGAGGCGACCACGAAGCTCAAGGTCGTCGCCCGCGCGGGCGTGGGCTTGGACAACGTCGAGGTGCCGGTGGCCACCGAGCGCGGCGTCATGGTGGTGAACGCGCCGACGTCCAACATCGTCAGCGCCGCCGAGCACGCCGTGGCCCTGCTGCTGGCCACCGCCCGGCAGATCCCGGCCGCGCACGGCACCCTCCAGAACCACGAGTGGAAGCGCAGCAAGTTCAACGGCGTCGAGGTCCACGGCAAGACCGTCGGCGTGGTCGGGCTGGGCAAGATCGGCCAGCTGTTCGCCGCGCGCCTGGCCGCGTTCGGCACCACGCTCATCGCCTACGACCCGTACGTGAGCGCGCAGCGCGCCGCGCAGCTGGGCATCGAGCTGGTCTCGTTGGAAGAGCTGCTGGAGCGCTCGGACTTCATCTCCATCCACCTGCCCAAGACGCCGGAGACCAAGGGCCTCATCGGCGCCGAGCAGCTCGCCAAGGCCAAGCGGGGCGTGATCATCGTCAACGCCGCGCGCGGCGGGCTGGTCGACGAGCAGGCGCTGGCCGACGCGGTGCGCGACGGCCAGGTCGGCGGCGCGGGCATCGACGTGTTCAGCACCGAGCCGACCACCGAGTCGCCGCTGTTCGGCCTGGAGAACGTCGTGGTCACCCCGCACCTGGGCGCGTCCACCACGGAGGCGCAGGACCGGGCGGGCACGGACGTGGCCAAGTCGGTGCTGCTGGCGCTGCAGGGCGAGTTCGTGCCGGACGCGGTGAACGTGCAGGGCGGCGGCGTGGTCGGCGAGGAGGTCCGCCCGTACCTGCCGCTGGTGCAGAAGCTGGGCACGGTCGTGTCGGCGCTGAGCGCCAAGGCCCCGACCAGCGTCACCATCGAGGTGCGCGGCGAGCTGTCCAGCGAGGACGTCACCGTGCTGCCGCTGGCCGCGCTGCGCGGCGTGTTCTCCAGCGTGGTCGAGGAGCAGGTCACCTTCGTCAACGCGCCGAGCCTCGCCGCGTCGCTGGGCGTGACGGTGGACCTGGTGAAGGAGCCGGAGAGCGCCAACCACCGCAGCCTGGTGACCGTGCGCGCGGTGCACGCCGACGGCTCGACCACCACGGTGTCCGGCACGCTGACCGGCTTGGACCAGGTGGAGAAGCTGGTCGGCATCAACGGCCGCAGCTTCGACCTGCGCGCCGAGGGCAACGTGCTGCTGCTGGAGTACCCGGACCGGCCGGGCGTGATGGGCACCGTCGGCACCCTGCTGGGAGAGGCGGGCGTGAACGTAGAGGCGGCCCAGATCAGCCAGACCAAGGACGGCGCGGACGCCTTCATGCTCCTGCGCGTCGACCGCCCGGTGGACACGGCGGTCCTGGACCCGATCGGCGCCGCGGTGGGTGCGCGCACGGTGCGCGCGGTCGACTTCGAGTGA